The Gemmatimonas sp. UBA7669 nucleotide sequence ACGCCGGATCCCGTCGCCACGCCAGACACACATGATGAAAACGCACAATGCGCGCCAAACGCTTGGGTGACACGCCCACTTGCCGCAAAAACCGCCGCTGAAGCGTGCGCAACTGAACCCCCGCGGACTCGGCGATGTCTTCAACCGACGCCGCACCGCGTGTGGCCATGATCTGGCGTACCACCACGGACACCTGTGGATCGGCGTGCCGTGACGTGGCCGCAAAGTGCTGCGCCCACTGTGCCACCGCATTCACTCGGCCGGCATCGATTTGTGGTGCTATGGCCGTGTTGGTGGCGGAGGCGGGTGTGCTGTCCATCACCGCACGCCACAAGTCGCTCGCGGCTGGCACATCGGCGAGCGGAACCCAGTCGTCCGTGATGGCCCCCATGTTGTCCAACAACCCGGCGGCACCGTGGGGTTCGAAGCGAATGGCCAGCAAGTCCACGCGCCCCGTGGGATAGACGGCGAAGGGGCCGGTAATCTGGCCCACCAGAAACGCCACCGGCTGCCGGCGATGGGTGCCATCGCGCTCCACGCGGCACCAGGCGTCGCCAAAGTTGAGCAGCAGCTCCGGACAGCCGTCGGGCAGTGCGGGCTCAGCCTCGTCGGTGTTGGCGTCTTCTGCCGCGGCATTCTCTGCCGTGGCATTCTCTGCCTTAGCATCCTCTGCCGTGGTTGCCTCACCGGATCCGTCCTGCAATGTCCAGAGACAGCGGATCAGATGCTCGGTGCCAGCCGGCGCTGGCCATTCCTGATACTGCATCGCCGAATTGGCTGGGAGAGGGTGAACTACGGGTCACACAAACTCCCGCGTGCTGTCGCGAAAGTCCAAGGCCGCGCCGCAGGTTTCCGATAAGCTACGGTGAATTGGCCGGTTCCCGCTGGCCCTGCTGTCCTCGTCTCCTGCTCCCCACTCATGCGTTCTGCGCTGCGTTTCTTGCCCCTGGCCGTTCTCTGCGTATTCGCCCCCGAGCGAGCCGGCGCTCAAGCACCGGCTGGCTCAAGCTCGACGCCACCCGCCACGATGGATATCCATCGTCTGCAGTGGTTGGCCGGGTGCTGGGAGCAGCGCAGCGCGGCGCGTGTCACCCAGGAGCAGTGGATGGCTCCGGCCGGTGGCAGCATGCATGGCATGAGCCGCACCGTGGCGGGCGCAAGCACCAGAGCCTGGGAGTGGCTACGCATTGCGCTGCACGACGGACGTCTGTCCTACATCGCGCTGCCCAGCGGACAGAAGGAAACAGCCTTTGCGGCCACCACCATTACCGACACGCTGGCCGTGTTCGAGAACCCGGCCCACGACTTTCCGCAGACCATCAGCTATCGGCGCGTGAGTGCCGACTCCGTCGTCGCGCGCATTGCCGCGGTGACCAACGGGCGCACGCGCGGCATGGACATCCCGATGGCGCGCTGTCGTTAGGTATTGCTGCGAATCAGCCGGCGCTGCCGCGCGTTCCGCCAGCGCCGCGCGACTCGAGTTCCTTCTTGATGGCCGTCAGACGCAGCAGAAAAGGCGTGAGCACCAGACCGGGAAGAATGAGGAGCGGAATGAACGGCACCACGTTCATGCCCGGTCGGTTGATCAGCACCACGACAAACGCCACCACGGCCAGCGCGTCCACGGCAAACAGACCAATGATCCAGCGCAGAATCTGTCCGCGCATGGCGTGCAGGGTCTCCGTGGACAGCTCGTGCAGGTTGCTGGACATGGCGTATGGGTGAAAGACCAGTGAAAGACGAGTGAGAATCGACGGGACACATCGACCGCGCGTGACATGCCGCCTGTCGAAGATGCCTGGCCGTACGAAGCTCAGGAAGTGACGAGCTTGGGCCGCGACCGTCTCACCAACCATTCGGCGACCAGCAGATTGGGCACCCACGAGGCCCAGGTCACGATCCGGTAGGCCACCAGAAAGGACACGCCGCTGGCCACGAGCACCGGCAGGTAGACTCGGAGCGTTATTCCGCCCAGGGCGACGGCCACGCTCCGCCACATCCATTCGCGGTGGCCCTGCACGTCACCCGCACGGATGGCCAGATAGGCCATGCTGCTGGTGCCAAACCACAGCACCGCAATCAACCCGAGACCGACGCGCGCCACGGTGCCGCCATAGGCAAAGAAGGCGAGCCACAGACCGGCTGTGCCGCCCAGGCCTACGCAGACGACGAGATAGAAGCGGCCCAGCCATCGGTGCATACCGCGCCAACGTCGACGCAGTCGTGTTGAAAGTTGCAGCAGCCCGATGAGCGGTGCGCAGGACGCGCCAACCGCGTGGAACACGATGGCAACCGGGTGGCGCGCAAAGTTCACCGTGGGACGTGTATCGGTGACCGGGTCGTAGAAGGCGTACTGCGACAGGGCCAGCACGGCCACAGCCACCGCAAGCAACAGTGCCACGCTGATCCCGGACCAGCGAAGCGTTGTGAGAACCGCTCGCTGCGTCCGCAGGCGCCATGAGACGGGGGGCATCGCGTGGGTCACGGCGTGCTTCTCTGGCCGGCAGGCCGCGCCGCTTGCTCCACCGCGCGACGCAGCGCTTCGGCAATCACGCGGGCCTGCGCCGTGTCGACCGGCACGCCGCGGGTGTGCAGCAGCACCTGGCCATCAGGGCCCAGCACCATCTGATTGGACGTCAGACGTTCCACGCCCAGGCTCCGCGAGACGGTGCCCCGGTAGTCCACCAGAACGGGCCGAGCACGGTTGCGCGGCAAACGCAGACGAATGAGCGGATGCAGCACGCGTGGGGCATTGCCGATGTCGGCCAAACCCACCACGAGGAACGGAAGCGAGTCCGCGCCGCCAGCCTGGCCGCGGCCATATGCCGCAACAATGGCGTCTCCCCAGGCCGCGAAGGTCGCCGCCGCTGGCGACGCGCCGGCAATCAGCAGGACGGTCCGGCCCTTCCACTCCGAGGCGGCATGCGGACGTCCGAACTGGTCATCAAGCGTCCAGTTCGTGGGCTGCGCGCAGACCCCCCGGGGTATCAGCGTGTGAATACACAAACTGCAAACGAGAGCGAAAAGCGTGGTGCGCATGGTGATCCTGGGCCAGGGGTCCGTTCAGGCATCGCCGGCGGCTGCAGAGTGCGCAGACTCTGTAACGGGCGGCGGGTGTGGTGGCCAAGCAATCATCAGCGCGAGCGCTGGTCGCACGATTGGGTCCATGTGGACGTCCCGTGCGATCGAATCGGACCTGCAATCGGCTAGGGGTGGGACGGGCCGCGCAGGCGACGACCCGATCCGATCATTTCAGTCCGTCGGCCCCGGCGGCGTGTGGGCCGCGCGCCAGGCAGACGGCGTGACACCGGTCTGCCGACGAAAGACGGCGTTGAACGTGGACTTGGAAGCAAAGCCCGCATCGAGTGCCAGGGTGAGCACGGCCCGGTGGGCCTCATCCGGATCACGCAGACGACGCTGAACCTCGGCCACCCGGAACGCGTTCACATAGTCATGAAAGGATTGACCGATCTGCACATTGAGGAGCTCGGACAGCTTGTGCGGCGTCGTGCCCACCATCTGTGCCAGTGAACCCAGCGTCAGATCCGCGTCACGCCAGGCTTCCTGCTGCTCCATGGTTTGACGCAGTCGGTCCATGAGCGCGCGCGCCGTGCCCGGGGTCAGACTGCTGCGCTCACCAGTGCGTTCATTGTTGCCTTCACGGTTGCGGTCACCGGATTGTGGCAAGGGCGACGCCGGGTCCAGCGCAGCGACGGGTGGCTCCTGCGCCAGTGGTCCACTCGCCGGTGGTAGGTCCGCCAATGGCGGCACCTCCACGATATGAATTTCCGGTTGCTGCAGCCCGCGATATCCCAGCAGAAAGATGGCCACCGTCATCACGACCGTGACGAGCTGGTCACCCGTTCCAGGCGGGACGAGGCGAAGAGGTTCAGCAGCTCCCGCCGCCATGACCACGCCCCACGCCGCCGCACTCGCCACGCAGAGCAGCAACAACCAATCGAGTGTCACACTGCGCAGCGAGGAGTATTGCTGCTCCATCGCGCGGCGATGCTGACGCACCACACGGATGGTGGCCACCGTATACACGGCGCCCGAAGTGATCTTGAGCCACCACGACGCCCAGAGATTCTGGACCAGCATCTCCGGGAGCTGTCGCGCCTGAATCTGCGCGTACAGCGCAAGCTTCTCACTCGTCGGCAGCAGATAGACGGGCAGGCTCCAGCCAATCAGAAAAATCGCCGGCACGACATGAAGCGCGTCCACGGCACGCAACGGGCGATCCCCGTCGGCCGCATGGCGCGCATAGAGATACACGAGCGGCCCGAAGAGCAGCGGCAGCGGATGCGTCCATCCAAAGGCCCAGGGCCAGCGGGACACATAGCCGCCGAGATGGTAGGCCCCAACGATCAGATAGGTCGCCATGGCCAGCAGCAGGGCAGCCAGCAGCCGGTTCGCGCGCCGATTGGTTGGGCGAAAGCTCAGGGCAGCCGCGAGGAACACGCCCTGCACACCGCCGAGCAGGGAGAGTAGGACGAGGGCACTGCGCATGCGGTCAGTCACCTGAACGGTGTGACCGCGGACTCATCGTCCATCTGGACGACTGGAACATGCGCGCGCACCGCGACCGCGGGGACGTCCTTCCGTTGCAAGGCCAACATGGCAACAACGTAAGTCATTGGTCTGCGTTTCGCGGACGGTGCAGGACGTTGGTGTGATATCGGACGCGACGATCAGAACGGGCCGGCGGGCCCACCCGGACAGCTGTCCGGTCGATCGTTCGGTGGTAACATTGAGTGCCTCGGAGTTCCGATCACCCGGAACATCAGACTCCCCCGTGACCCGCGCCGTCCGTGGCGCCTCACCCCGCCTCCCTGCCCATGCTCGTTGTCACCGTGCACGTGCACGTCAAACCGGAATTCGTGGACGCCTTTCGCGAGGCCACGCTCGACAACGCCACGCACAGCGTGAATGAACCCGGCGTCGCGCGCTTCGACGTCATTCAGCAGGACGACGACCCGACGCGCTTCGTGCTCATTGAGGCCTATCGCACGGCCGACGCGCCGGCGGCCCACAAGGCCACCGCACACTACGCTCGCTGGCGCGACGCGGTGGAGCCCATGATGGCCGAACCCCGTCATGCCGTGCGTTACCGGTCCGTGCACCTGCCCGACTGAAATCGTCGCAGTCCAGTCGTACTGCCGGATCGCTCTGCCGATTCACCTTTGCGTCCGGATACTTCAACCCACCGCGCTCAACGTGCCGCACATTCCCCGCACTGCCCGTCGCATGGCGCTGGCCAGCCTCCTGATTGGGGCGTCCGCGCTGCCGCTCGAAGCCCAGCACAGCTGGTCGCGCCCCGGCGCCACCTACGACCCCAGCGTTCCCACGCCCGAATCGGTCATCGGGCATGCGCTGGGCAGTCGCTTCACCACGCACCGCCAGA carries:
- a CDS encoding helix-turn-helix domain-containing protein, whose protein sequence is MQYQEWPAPAGTEHLIRCLWTLQDGSGEATTAEDAKAENATAENAAAEDANTDEAEPALPDGCPELLLNFGDAWCRVERDGTHRRQPVAFLVGQITGPFAVYPTGRVDLLAIRFEPHGAAGLLDNMGAITDDWVPLADVPAASDLWRAVMDSTPASATNTAIAPQIDAGRVNAVAQWAQHFAATSRHADPQVSVVVRQIMATRGAASVEDIAESAGVQLRTLQRRFLRQVGVSPKRLARIVRFHHVCLAWRRDPASLARVAADCGYCDESHLVRDFRAFVGEPPASFLRSLPTFTSHFL
- a CDS encoding DUF6265 family protein yields the protein MDIHRLQWLAGCWEQRSAARVTQEQWMAPAGGSMHGMSRTVAGASTRAWEWLRIALHDGRLSYIALPSGQKETAFAATTITDTLAVFENPAHDFPQTISYRRVSADSVVARIAAVTNGRTRGMDIPMARCR
- a CDS encoding DUF2306 domain-containing protein, giving the protein MALLLAVAVAVLALSQYAFYDPVTDTRPTVNFARHPVAIVFHAVGASCAPLIGLLQLSTRLRRRWRGMHRWLGRFYLVVCVGLGGTAGLWLAFFAYGGTVARVGLGLIAVLWFGTSSMAYLAIRAGDVQGHREWMWRSVAVALGGITLRVYLPVLVASGVSFLVAYRIVTWASWVPNLLVAEWLVRRSRPKLVTS
- a CDS encoding helix-turn-helix domain-containing protein; translated protein: MRSALVLLSLLGGVQGVFLAAALSFRPTNRRANRLLAALLLAMATYLIVGAYHLGGYVSRWPWAFGWTHPLPLLFGPLVYLYARHAADGDRPLRAVDALHVVPAIFLIGWSLPVYLLPTSEKLALYAQIQARQLPEMLVQNLWASWWLKITSGAVYTVATIRVVRQHRRAMEQQYSSLRSVTLDWLLLLCVASAAAWGVVMAAGAAEPLRLVPPGTGDQLVTVVMTVAIFLLGYRGLQQPEIHIVEVPPLADLPPASGPLAQEPPVAALDPASPLPQSGDRNREGNNERTGERSSLTPGTARALMDRLRQTMEQQEAWRDADLTLGSLAQMVGTTPHKLSELLNVQIGQSFHDYVNAFRVAEVQRRLRDPDEAHRAVLTLALDAGFASKSTFNAVFRRQTGVTPSAWRAAHTPPGPTD
- a CDS encoding putative quinol monooxygenase gives rise to the protein MLVVTVHVHVKPEFVDAFREATLDNATHSVNEPGVARFDVIQQDDDPTRFVLIEAYRTADAPAAHKATAHYARWRDAVEPMMAEPRHAVRYRSVHLPD